A window from Balaenoptera musculus isolate JJ_BM4_2016_0621 chromosome 8, mBalMus1.pri.v3, whole genome shotgun sequence encodes these proteins:
- the LOC118899718 gene encoding glutamyl-tRNA(Gln) amidotransferase subunit C, mitochondrial-like has product MWTRAVWLGLRAAAGGRRGFTSKADPQGSRQVTAELIEHLERLALVDFSSQEAVARLEKAIAFADRLRAMDTDGVEPKESVLEDRCLYLSSDNVVEGNCAEELLQNSHRGVEEYFVASPGNISWPKLDEKEPFSHH; this is encoded by the coding sequence ATGTGGACGCGGGCCGTGTGGCTGGGCCTTCGGGCAGCAGCGGGCGGGCGCCGGGGCTTCACCTCCAAGGCCGATCCTCAGGGAAGCCGCCAGGTCACGGCCGAGCTGATCGAGCACCTGGAGCGGCTAGCGCTTGTGGACTTCAGCAGCCAGGAGGCCGTGGCACGCCTGGAGAAAGCCATCGCCTTCGCCGACCGGCTCCGCGCCATGGACACAGACGGGGTGGAGCCCAAGGAGTCAGTTCTGGAGGACAGGTGTCTGTACTTGAGTTCCGACAATGTGGTAGAAGGCAACTGTGCTGAAGAACTACTACAAAACTCCCATCGAGGTGTGGAGGAGTATTTTGTGGCTTCCCCAGGTAATATCTCTTGGCCAAAGCTGGATGAAAAAGAGCCCTTCTCACACCACTGA